The proteins below are encoded in one region of Pseudonocardia sp. DSM 110487:
- a CDS encoding SDR family oxidoreductase: MELSFENKVVVVTGAAGGFGSVTARTFADAGAHVVVSDIDTVGAEKVAADLPSAIAVTTDVTDEDAVRGLVDAAESAFGGIDVMVNNAGVPHRAGALVDLHVETVDRQLAVNVRSVFLGCKHAVPALRRRGGGVIVNVASIAAKRPRPGLTVYNATKGAVITLTRGLAVEVAPDVRVNAVNPVIAETGFVKSFSGADALPDDLRSTWVAGIPMARTATPQDVADSILYLASEQAGFLTGVCLDIDGGRSIQ; this comes from the coding sequence ATGGAACTGTCCTTCGAGAACAAGGTCGTCGTCGTCACCGGGGCCGCAGGCGGGTTCGGCTCGGTGACCGCGCGGACGTTCGCCGACGCCGGAGCTCACGTCGTCGTCTCCGACATCGACACGGTCGGCGCGGAGAAGGTCGCCGCCGACCTGCCCTCGGCGATCGCGGTCACCACCGACGTCACCGACGAGGACGCCGTGCGAGGTCTCGTCGACGCCGCCGAGTCGGCGTTCGGGGGGATCGACGTCATGGTGAACAACGCAGGCGTGCCACATCGAGCCGGCGCCCTCGTCGACCTCCACGTCGAGACGGTCGACCGGCAGCTCGCCGTGAACGTGCGCAGCGTGTTCCTCGGCTGCAAGCACGCGGTGCCGGCGCTCCGCCGCAGGGGAGGGGGCGTGATCGTCAACGTCGCCTCGATCGCGGCGAAACGCCCTCGCCCGGGACTGACCGTCTACAACGCGACGAAGGGTGCGGTCATCACCCTCACCCGCGGCCTGGCCGTCGAGGTCGCCCCGGACGTGCGCGTCAACGCCGTCAACCCGGTCATCGCCGAGACCGGTTTCGTCAAGAGCTTCAGCGGTGCGGATGCCCTACCGGACGACCTCCGCTCGACCTGGGTCGCCGGCATTCCGATGGCGCGCACTGCAACGCCCCAGGACGTCGCCGACAGCATTCTCTACCTCGCGTCCGAGCAGGCCGGTTTCCTCACTGGCGTCTGCCTGGACATCGACGGTGGCCGCAGTATCCAGTAG
- a CDS encoding MFS transporter — MRSQPHAHKKPSAAKVAVASFIGTTIEWYDYLVFGAATVLVFNPLFFPALDPLAGTLAGFATLAVAFLARPLGGLVFGHFGDRIGRKKMLVLSVVMMGAGTFAVGLLPTYETIGTWAPVLLVVLRFVQGFAVGGEWGGAVVMSLEHAPAHRRAFYASFPQAGVPAGTFLSSGAFFLVTLMPEEQLLSWGWRIPFLSSALLIVVGLYIRLRVTESPEFLALRERGDVVKLPAAEVFASYKRALVVGMLCMLAPNTIFYLASTFFLSYGPVHLGLSRGLVLTALLVAAAIQVVTLPLFAMIADRTGTRNFLIAGCVGVAAGAFPVLLLFDTGTVAGVFAAYLLALPVLHALVYGAISAFTAELFPPRARYTGSSVAYHLGGAVTAAPVPIVATLLLTEFGSSSAIAVYVILAAVVCGLVIAAAPGARAQVEFQPALSEDGVDRAATATST, encoded by the coding sequence ATGCGTTCCCAACCGCATGCCCACAAGAAGCCGTCGGCCGCGAAAGTCGCCGTGGCGAGCTTCATCGGAACCACCATCGAGTGGTACGACTACCTCGTCTTCGGCGCGGCCACCGTCCTGGTGTTCAACCCGCTGTTCTTCCCCGCGCTCGACCCACTGGCAGGCACCCTCGCCGGGTTCGCGACGCTCGCCGTCGCCTTCCTCGCGCGCCCCCTTGGTGGGCTGGTGTTCGGGCACTTCGGTGACCGGATCGGGCGGAAGAAGATGCTCGTGCTCTCCGTGGTCATGATGGGCGCAGGCACGTTCGCCGTCGGGCTGCTGCCGACCTACGAGACGATCGGGACCTGGGCGCCGGTCCTGCTGGTCGTGCTGCGGTTCGTCCAGGGCTTCGCCGTGGGCGGCGAGTGGGGCGGCGCCGTCGTCATGTCCCTGGAGCACGCGCCGGCGCATCGCCGAGCGTTCTACGCCAGCTTCCCCCAGGCCGGCGTGCCCGCCGGGACCTTCCTGTCCAGCGGCGCGTTCTTCCTCGTCACCCTCATGCCCGAGGAGCAACTGCTCTCGTGGGGGTGGCGCATCCCCTTCCTGTCCTCGGCGCTGCTGATCGTGGTCGGCCTCTACATCCGCCTGCGCGTGACGGAGTCGCCCGAGTTCCTCGCGCTCCGAGAGCGCGGAGACGTCGTCAAGCTCCCGGCGGCCGAGGTCTTCGCCTCGTACAAGAGGGCGCTGGTCGTCGGGATGCTCTGCATGCTCGCCCCGAACACGATCTTCTACCTGGCCAGCACCTTCTTCCTGAGCTACGGCCCTGTTCACCTCGGGCTGAGTCGGGGACTCGTCCTCACCGCGCTGCTGGTCGCGGCCGCCATCCAGGTGGTGACCCTGCCGCTGTTCGCGATGATCGCCGACCGGACGGGCACGAGGAACTTCCTCATCGCCGGGTGCGTGGGCGTCGCGGCCGGCGCGTTCCCCGTCCTCCTCCTGTTCGACACCGGGACCGTTGCCGGCGTGTTCGCGGCCTACCTGCTCGCCCTTCCCGTCCTGCACGCCCTGGTCTACGGCGCGATCTCGGCCTTCACCGCCGAGCTGTTCCCACCGCGGGCGCGCTACACCGGCTCATCGGTGGCCTACCACCTGGGTGGCGCGGTCACGGCGGCTCCGGTGCCGATCGTCGCGACCCTGCTGCTGACCGAGTTCGGTTCCTCCTCGGCGATCGCCGTCTACGTGATCCTCGCTGCCGTGGTCTGCGGCCTCGTCATCGCAGCGGCTCCCGGGGCTCGGGCGCAGGTCGAGTTCCAGCCGGCACTATCAGAGGACGGTGTCGACCGAGCGGCGACCGCAACCTCGACCTGA
- a CDS encoding FAD-dependent oxidoreductase codes for MSSQRLVVIGGDAAGMSAASQARKRQTADSLQVVAFERGHATSYSACGIPYWISGTVGAERDLIARSPQQHRANGIDVRTRTEVVAIDLAARTVHARDLDREREYDEPFDQLVYAAGSIPMRPDVPGIEASGVYGVQTLDDGATLRAELSDDRTRRVVIVGGGYIGLEIAEACQIRGLDVTVVDRSPTPIGTFDPDIGTVIADAIRGIGIDLVLGEPVVEIETGRDGRAVAVRTYAGRRLPADLVVLGLGVRPNVALAAQAGIPLGTSGGIAVDAQMRTRVEGVWAAGDCVESVHRLSGQRVVVALGTHANKQGRVAGINIGGGYATFAGVVGTAVTKVCDLEVARTGLSEAEADAAGLRYVRATVDSTTRAGYFPGAQPIKIKLLAEKRTGRLLGGQIVGREGAAKRIDVLATAIWNEMSVDEVLGMDLSYAPPFAPVWDPVLIAARKAFEAVEADARLTP; via the coding sequence ATGTCCTCACAACGTCTGGTCGTGATCGGTGGCGACGCCGCCGGGATGAGCGCGGCCAGCCAGGCGCGTAAACGGCAGACCGCCGACTCGCTGCAGGTGGTTGCGTTCGAACGCGGCCACGCCACCTCGTACTCGGCCTGCGGAATCCCCTACTGGATCAGCGGCACGGTCGGCGCCGAGAGGGACCTGATCGCCCGCAGCCCGCAACAACACCGCGCCAACGGCATCGACGTCCGCACCCGCACCGAGGTCGTCGCGATCGACCTGGCAGCCCGTACCGTGCACGCCCGCGACCTCGACCGGGAACGGGAGTACGACGAGCCGTTCGACCAGCTGGTCTACGCCGCGGGAAGCATCCCGATGCGCCCGGACGTTCCCGGGATCGAGGCGTCCGGCGTCTACGGGGTGCAAACCCTGGACGATGGTGCCACCCTGCGCGCCGAACTGAGCGACGACCGGACCCGCCGGGTCGTCATCGTCGGGGGCGGCTACATCGGCCTGGAGATCGCCGAGGCCTGCCAGATCCGCGGCCTCGACGTCACCGTCGTCGACCGCTCGCCCACCCCGATCGGCACCTTCGACCCCGACATCGGCACGGTCATCGCCGACGCCATCCGCGGGATCGGCATCGACCTCGTCCTCGGCGAGCCGGTCGTCGAGATCGAAACCGGGCGGGACGGGCGCGCCGTCGCGGTCCGCACCTACGCCGGCCGGCGGCTCCCGGCCGACCTCGTCGTGCTCGGGCTCGGGGTGCGCCCCAACGTCGCCCTCGCCGCGCAGGCCGGCATCCCGCTCGGCACATCCGGCGGCATCGCCGTGGACGCTCAGATGCGCACGCGGGTCGAGGGCGTGTGGGCCGCCGGGGACTGCGTCGAGTCGGTGCACCGGCTGTCCGGGCAGCGGGTGGTCGTGGCCCTCGGCACGCATGCGAACAAGCAGGGCCGGGTGGCCGGGATAAACATCGGCGGCGGCTACGCGACCTTCGCCGGCGTCGTCGGGACCGCGGTCACCAAGGTGTGCGACCTGGAGGTCGCCCGCACCGGGCTCTCCGAAGCCGAGGCCGACGCGGCCGGGCTCCGCTACGTGCGGGCCACGGTCGACTCGACCACCCGCGCCGGCTACTTCCCCGGCGCCCAGCCGATCAAGATCAAACTGCTCGCCGAGAAACGCACTGGACGCCTCCTCGGTGGTCAGATCGTCGGCCGGGAAGGCGCCGCCAAACGGATCGACGTGCTCGCCACCGCCATCTGGAACGAGATGAGCGTCGACGAGGTCCTCGGCATGGACCTGTCCTACGCGCCACCGTTCGCCCCGGTCTGGGATCCGGTGCTCATCGCCGCCCGCAAGGCGTTCGAGGCCGTCGAAGCCGACGCACGGCTGACTCCGTAA
- a CDS encoding zinc-binding dehydrogenase: protein MRAARISAFGGPETFGVVEVATPEPAAGEVLVRLRAAGLNRADILVREGRFPEAPPPPMTLGVEGAGEIAAIGDGVAGLAVGDRVGINPMKTCDECENCRRGQDSGCTRLQFVGEHFDGTYAEYIALPVRNVLPAPARLGDEELAAGVLAYMTAWHMLKTRARVRPGETVLVVGAGSGVASAAVQVAKALGARVIATTGSDRKVEQVRSLGADEVINYLSEPDFDRSVRTLTDGLGADVVHETVGRATVQKSILSARHGGRLVGMGSHTGRNAELDLSVLYRREISLIGCHASNRAEIAEFLPLLADGTLTPVVDSVYPLDAAVEAQARLGSPERFGKVVLSID from the coding sequence ATGAGAGCAGCGCGAATCTCGGCTTTCGGTGGACCGGAGACCTTCGGGGTCGTCGAGGTGGCCACGCCGGAACCAGCCGCGGGCGAGGTCCTGGTGCGACTGCGCGCCGCCGGGTTGAACCGAGCCGACATCCTGGTCAGGGAGGGCCGGTTCCCCGAAGCGCCTCCGCCCCCGATGACCCTCGGGGTCGAGGGCGCGGGCGAGATCGCCGCGATCGGCGACGGCGTCGCCGGGCTCGCCGTCGGGGACCGAGTCGGAATCAACCCGATGAAGACCTGCGACGAGTGCGAGAACTGCCGCCGCGGTCAGGACAGCGGCTGCACCCGCCTGCAGTTCGTCGGCGAACACTTCGACGGAACCTACGCCGAGTACATCGCACTGCCCGTCCGCAACGTCCTCCCCGCGCCTGCCCGGCTCGGCGACGAGGAGCTCGCCGCCGGGGTACTGGCGTACATGACGGCGTGGCACATGCTCAAGACCCGCGCCCGGGTCCGGCCCGGCGAGACCGTGCTCGTCGTCGGCGCGGGCAGCGGCGTCGCGAGCGCCGCGGTGCAGGTCGCCAAGGCGCTGGGCGCGAGGGTGATCGCCACGACGGGAAGTGACCGGAAGGTCGAGCAGGTCCGCTCGCTCGGCGCCGACGAAGTGATCAATTACCTGTCGGAGCCGGACTTCGACCGGTCGGTGCGCACGCTGACGGACGGGCTCGGTGCCGACGTGGTGCACGAGACGGTCGGACGCGCGACCGTGCAGAAATCCATACTCTCGGCCCGCCACGGTGGCCGGCTGGTCGGCATGGGCTCGCACACCGGCCGGAACGCCGAGTTGGACCTCTCCGTCCTGTACCGACGGGAGATCAGTCTGATCGGCTGCCATGCCTCGAATCGAGCCGAGATCGCCGAGTTCCTGCCGCTGCTGGCCGACGGCACGCTCACCCCGGTCGTCGATTCGGTGTACCCGCTGGACGCCGCGGTCGAGGCCCAGGCCCGACTGGGCTCGCCGGAGCGCTTCGGCAAGGTCGTCCTGTCCATCGACTGA
- a CDS encoding IclR family transcriptional regulator, with protein sequence MNSVLSTLRVLEEVAARQPIGVSELARVTSMPKSSVQRCLVTLQQAGWLRIVDPDRTRWGVTMKALAIGLRGTGEQDLRDLARPVIKRLAAETDETVHFSLRDGDDVIIIAREDSAQAVRVIVEVGTRLPLRATSAGLAILARLDPPEVGEVLTHPVEDFAEPIPSADQLREEIARTAERGYALNGSAWFRPHVVSLGAAVTNATGRPIAAVTLSIPEMRFPPAEEKALARLTVAAADEISALISAV encoded by the coding sequence ATGAACAGCGTGTTGAGCACCCTGCGCGTCCTCGAGGAAGTCGCCGCCCGCCAGCCCATCGGTGTTTCCGAGCTCGCGCGCGTCACCAGCATGCCGAAGAGTTCGGTCCAGCGTTGTCTGGTCACGCTGCAGCAGGCCGGCTGGCTGCGGATCGTCGACCCCGACCGCACGCGATGGGGCGTGACGATGAAGGCGCTCGCCATCGGGTTGCGGGGGACCGGCGAGCAGGATCTTCGCGATCTCGCTCGGCCGGTGATCAAGCGGCTCGCCGCCGAGACCGACGAGACGGTCCATTTCTCCCTGCGCGACGGTGACGACGTCATCATCATTGCGAGGGAGGACAGCGCGCAGGCCGTCCGCGTGATCGTCGAGGTCGGCACCCGCCTGCCGCTGCGGGCCACGTCGGCGGGGCTCGCGATCCTGGCCCGCCTCGACCCGCCGGAGGTCGGCGAGGTGCTGACGCACCCGGTCGAGGACTTCGCCGAGCCGATCCCGAGCGCCGACCAGCTCCGGGAGGAGATCGCCCGGACCGCCGAGCGGGGTTATGCGCTCAACGGTTCCGCGTGGTTCCGCCCGCACGTCGTCTCCCTCGGCGCGGCCGTCACCAACGCGACCGGCCGTCCCATCGCCGCGGTGACGTTGTCGATCCCGGAGATGCGTTTCCCGCCCGCCGAGGAGAAGGCGCTGGCGCGCCTGACCGTCGCCGCGGCGGACGAGATCAGCGCGCTGATCTCCGCCGTCTGA
- a CDS encoding NADH:flavin oxidoreductase/NADH oxidase: MLSTSSPVWTALQLREVLVPNRVWLSPMCQYSADPSGAPTDWHLAHYGSRAAGGVGVVMIECTAVAPDMRTTISDLGIYRDEQVRGHRRLTAAITAMGSVPGIQLGVAGRKSSHGVPWDNAGTRHPVLPADGGWQPLAPSPIPFADLAVPTEMAAQDGTRVLEDVEQAARNADRAGYQVIELHGANGYLFHEFLSPLTNHRTDEWGGDLERRMRFPLEMVNAVRAGWPEDKPVIVRLPAEDLLEGGLTTDDMAVVASRLAGEGVDMIDLLSGALVPEASRPATPLHNARYGPRFRAAGLLTAASGQISQPEHLDEAVPDLVDVVLVGRALLRDPYWALRARGADPLESWPKQYHRAF; this comes from the coding sequence GTGCTCTCCACATCCTCGCCCGTCTGGACGGCCCTTCAGCTCAGGGAGGTGTTGGTCCCCAACCGGGTGTGGCTCTCGCCGATGTGCCAGTACTCCGCCGACCCTTCCGGCGCTCCCACCGACTGGCACCTCGCGCATTACGGGTCCAGGGCAGCCGGCGGTGTCGGTGTGGTCATGATCGAGTGCACCGCCGTCGCCCCCGACATGCGCACGACGATCAGTGACCTCGGGATCTACCGCGACGAGCAGGTGAGAGGCCACCGACGGCTGACGGCGGCGATCACGGCGATGGGTTCGGTGCCCGGGATCCAGCTGGGCGTCGCCGGCCGCAAGAGCTCCCACGGAGTGCCATGGGACAACGCCGGGACGCGCCACCCGGTGCTCCCCGCGGACGGCGGATGGCAACCCCTCGCGCCGTCGCCGATCCCGTTCGCCGATCTGGCCGTCCCGACGGAGATGGCGGCGCAGGACGGGACCCGGGTGCTGGAGGACGTCGAGCAGGCCGCCCGCAACGCCGACCGGGCCGGCTACCAGGTCATCGAGCTGCACGGCGCGAACGGGTACCTGTTCCACGAATTCCTCTCGCCGCTGACGAACCACCGCACCGACGAGTGGGGCGGCGACCTGGAACGGCGGATGCGGTTCCCCCTGGAGATGGTGAATGCCGTCCGCGCGGGATGGCCGGAGGACAAGCCGGTCATCGTCCGGCTGCCCGCGGAGGACCTCCTCGAGGGCGGGCTCACCACCGACGACATGGCGGTGGTCGCGAGCAGACTGGCCGGCGAGGGCGTCGACATGATCGACCTGCTGTCCGGCGCCCTGGTCCCGGAGGCGTCCCGCCCCGCCACGCCCCTGCACAACGCGCGCTACGGGCCGCGCTTCCGAGCGGCCGGACTCCTCACGGCGGCGTCGGGGCAGATCTCCCAGCCGGAGCACCTCGACGAGGCGGTACCGGACCTGGTGGATGTCGTGCTCGTGGGCCGGGCACTGCTGCGCGACCCCTACTGGGCCCTGCGCGCCCGCGGCGCAGACCCGCTCGAGTCGTGGCCGAAGCAGTACCACCGGGCCTTCTGA
- a CDS encoding alpha/beta fold hydrolase: MSSVEGSTRSVQRAWETSIHYTVSGPEDGPTWLYVHGWGCRRTDFAQVAAFLPADHRVIAVDLASHGDSRSARTAWTMREFAHDVAAVTDAESVERCAVVGHSLGGAVAVELARVRPDIVTQVIGIDSFHYLGLYPAVEDSLARQMVRSFEDDFPAAVRGLVVMGSVPDTDPDFGETIFRKMSSIPPAVGAAALDGMLRWDMDEALGAVRQPVTTLAVRGLLDPAAVDRYGERIDFVVHELGSHHFLIEAPEETAKLLMAARFD; this comes from the coding sequence ATGTCCAGCGTCGAAGGATCCACCCGCTCGGTACAGCGGGCCTGGGAGACGTCGATCCACTACACGGTGAGCGGCCCCGAGGACGGGCCGACCTGGCTCTACGTCCACGGCTGGGGGTGTCGACGGACGGACTTCGCCCAGGTCGCCGCGTTCCTGCCGGCCGACCATCGAGTGATCGCCGTCGACCTCGCCAGTCACGGCGACTCCCGCTCGGCCCGCACCGCATGGACGATGCGGGAGTTCGCTCACGATGTCGCCGCGGTGACCGACGCTGAGTCGGTCGAGCGCTGCGCCGTCGTCGGACACTCCCTCGGAGGTGCGGTGGCGGTCGAGCTCGCGCGGGTGCGACCCGACATCGTCACGCAGGTGATAGGGATCGACTCGTTCCACTACCTCGGCCTCTATCCGGCGGTCGAGGACTCGCTGGCTCGCCAGATGGTGCGATCGTTCGAGGACGACTTCCCGGCAGCCGTGCGCGGCCTGGTCGTCATGGGCTCCGTCCCGGACACGGACCCGGACTTCGGCGAGACGATCTTCCGCAAGATGTCGAGCATCCCGCCCGCGGTGGGCGCGGCCGCCCTCGACGGGATGCTGCGCTGGGACATGGACGAGGCGCTGGGCGCCGTGCGGCAGCCGGTCACCACGCTCGCCGTTCGCGGCCTCCTCGACCCGGCGGCGGTCGACCGCTATGGCGAGCGGATCGACTTCGTCGTCCACGAGCTGGGCAGCCACCACTTCCTGATCGAGGCTCCCGAGGAGACCGCCAAGCTCCTCATGGCGGCGAGGTTCGACTAG
- a CDS encoding CapA family protein encodes MKIVLVGDTVLAREPAERRDDSALRILRTGDLTIANLEAPLVDTDHPTEKEMTIRLPTSTAVLLRTIGVDVVSLATNHALDHGAEGLLNTMRALDDAGIRHAGGGRTLAEADAGVVVDTASGGRVAVLSFCATLPPGANATEARPGVAPLRIDQSFSIDGTLLQEQPGTPPFVRSAAQETDVVRVENRVRAARSEADRVVACLHWGVPFAYLPPNQGPLAQYQQDLGRRLVDAGADVVAGTHPHCLHPVERWNDGLILYSLGNFLFHAGEVRRPDTYFGLPYRASRLFEATDWFDSAAFDVEMPPAGPPRLRITPITLDATGEPRLAAPAAAARIRALVERSSRELDPSVRVDPDGTVHFGGSPSTVAQMPQPTVDASSPAP; translated from the coding sequence GTGAAGATCGTTCTCGTCGGCGACACCGTCCTCGCCCGAGAGCCCGCAGAGCGGCGGGACGACTCGGCCCTCCGCATCCTGCGGACCGGGGACCTCACGATCGCGAACCTCGAGGCTCCGCTGGTGGACACGGACCACCCGACGGAGAAGGAGATGACGATCCGGCTCCCCACGTCGACCGCAGTGCTGCTGCGCACCATCGGCGTCGACGTCGTCTCACTGGCCACGAACCATGCCCTCGACCACGGCGCGGAGGGGTTGCTCAACACGATGCGAGCCCTGGACGACGCCGGCATCCGGCACGCCGGAGGCGGCCGCACGCTCGCGGAGGCCGATGCCGGGGTCGTCGTCGACACCGCGTCCGGTGGGCGGGTCGCCGTGCTCAGCTTCTGCGCCACCCTGCCCCCGGGCGCCAACGCCACGGAGGCCCGACCCGGCGTCGCCCCGCTGAGGATCGACCAGAGCTTCTCGATCGACGGCACGCTTCTGCAGGAGCAACCCGGCACGCCGCCGTTCGTGCGCAGCGCCGCTCAGGAGACCGACGTCGTGCGGGTCGAGAACCGGGTGCGTGCAGCCAGGTCCGAGGCCGACCGGGTCGTCGCGTGCCTTCATTGGGGCGTTCCGTTCGCCTACCTCCCCCCGAACCAGGGACCGCTGGCGCAGTACCAGCAGGACCTCGGCCGACGACTCGTCGATGCGGGGGCCGACGTCGTCGCGGGAACGCACCCCCACTGCTTGCACCCCGTCGAGCGGTGGAACGACGGGCTCATCCTCTACTCGCTCGGCAACTTCCTGTTCCACGCGGGCGAAGTGAGACGACCCGACACCTACTTCGGCCTCCCCTACCGGGCCTCCCGCCTCTTCGAGGCGACGGACTGGTTCGACAGCGCCGCCTTCGATGTGGAGATGCCTCCGGCGGGCCCGCCGCGACTGCGCATCACCCCGATCACGCTCGACGCCACCGGCGAACCACGACTCGCCGCGCCGGCTGCCGCCGCCAGGATCAGGGCGCTCGTCGAGCGATCCTCCCGCGAACTCGACCCGTCGGTCCGCGTGGACCCGGATGGAACCGTCCACTTCGGAGGTTCCCCGAGCACGGTCGCACAGATGCCGCAGCCGACAGTTGACGCCTCGTCACCCGCGCCTTAA
- a CDS encoding dipeptidase, translating into MAPSRYSGYQSFSYLEAGTDYTEFALSADVDRLPEHDLGLAEDESARAERLLADTVVVSLHDHPVRLPRHARTELLDWNREARLAYGYVGLSRSGLDAVFDNLGWGACESRNGWKWDDVITDLGMRFCDFAHQDYVIRAESVADIRRAHAEGRLAVVAGLEGAALIENEIDRLDVLYGLGVRQMGIAYSDANALGSGLREHGDGGLTSLGRRAVRRMNQLGMAIDVSHSGDRTALEVIEASERPVLITHAGARGVWDTPRMKPDEVIRACAESGGIIGIEAAPYTTVSPRHRRHTIESVMDHFRYCVDLVGIEHVAFGPDTFFGDHLDIHHVMSQKWGVADTIRSGPRFETVEAVAGMENPGECFRNITRWLVKHGYPDDEITAVIGGNVLRVLEKVW; encoded by the coding sequence ATGGCACCCAGCCGGTACAGCGGATACCAGTCGTTCTCGTACCTGGAGGCGGGAACGGACTACACCGAGTTCGCGCTCTCGGCCGACGTCGACCGGCTTCCGGAGCACGATCTCGGGCTGGCGGAGGACGAGTCGGCGCGGGCGGAACGCCTCCTCGCCGACACCGTCGTGGTGTCGCTGCACGACCATCCGGTGCGGTTGCCTCGGCACGCGAGGACGGAGCTGCTCGACTGGAACCGCGAGGCCCGGCTCGCCTACGGCTACGTGGGTCTGAGCCGTTCCGGGCTGGACGCCGTGTTCGACAACCTCGGTTGGGGTGCCTGCGAGTCCCGCAACGGCTGGAAGTGGGACGACGTCATCACCGACCTCGGCATGCGGTTCTGCGACTTCGCGCACCAGGACTACGTCATCCGGGCCGAGTCGGTCGCCGACATCCGGCGCGCACACGCCGAGGGCCGGCTCGCCGTCGTGGCGGGCCTCGAGGGCGCGGCGCTGATCGAGAACGAGATCGACCGGCTCGACGTGCTCTACGGGCTGGGTGTGCGGCAGATGGGCATCGCCTACAGCGACGCCAACGCCCTCGGAAGCGGGCTGCGCGAGCACGGCGACGGTGGCCTGACCTCGCTCGGTCGGCGCGCCGTCCGTCGCATGAACCAGCTCGGGATGGCCATCGACGTGTCGCACTCCGGGGACCGGACCGCTCTCGAGGTGATCGAGGCCAGCGAGCGGCCCGTGCTCATCACCCACGCCGGGGCGCGCGGGGTCTGGGACACCCCGCGGATGAAGCCCGACGAGGTCATCCGGGCCTGTGCCGAGTCCGGCGGGATCATCGGGATCGAGGCTGCCCCGTACACCACGGTCAGCCCGCGGCACCGGCGGCACACCATCGAGTCGGTGATGGACCACTTCCGCTACTGCGTCGACCTGGTCGGGATCGAGCACGTCGCCTTCGGTCCGGACACCTTCTTCGGCGACCACCTGGACATCCACCACGTGATGAGCCAGAAGTGGGGCGTCGCCGACACAATCCGGTCCGGTCCGCGGTTCGAGACCGTCGAGGCCGTCGCCGGGATGGAGAACCCCGGTGAGTGCTTCCGCAACATCACCCGCTGGCTGGTCAAGCACGGCTACCCGGACGACGAGATCACCGCCGTCATAGGCGGGAACGTGCTCCGCGTGCTCGAGAAGGTCTGGTGA
- a CDS encoding MFS transporter, with translation MNRRKVLGAAMVGHAVESYDFVIYGASATVIAKHFFPNGNATLAILSTLAVYGIAFVVRPLGAAVFGSIGDRLGRRTALSAVVLIMAVSTAAIAVLPGYATAGAVAPLLLLCCRLAQGVSMGAEYTSAASYVMEQAPAHRRGLWVSAVNSATFVGSAFAALALLALQLVSPEAYADWTWRLAFLFGGVMALVGLYMRLRLEETATFRALESRGEVAVSPVRDSFRDWRLFLLLFAIFALLAVVVHNLLGYFPTYLVTTGGLSDGTVLTAGVVALLLCAAMCVLTGVLVDRFGRKPLLVVGVVLAVVGSVPAYLLASGGTLLTTLAAEILLVLPAAVIGMSATIIAVEIVPPRIRATSTALAYNMAYAVFGGTAPILGALLTAWFGRLAPGAYITVLAVIALVVVVVAMPETRNRAVVEPDPVEHDEESEVLRGVR, from the coding sequence ATGAACAGGAGGAAGGTTCTCGGCGCCGCGATGGTCGGGCACGCCGTCGAGTCCTACGACTTCGTGATCTACGGAGCGTCCGCGACGGTCATCGCCAAACATTTCTTCCCGAACGGGAACGCCACCCTGGCGATCCTGTCGACCCTTGCCGTCTACGGCATCGCCTTCGTGGTCCGCCCGCTCGGTGCGGCTGTGTTCGGCAGCATCGGCGATCGCCTCGGCCGACGCACAGCACTGTCCGCCGTCGTGCTGATCATGGCGGTGTCGACGGCGGCGATCGCGGTGCTGCCCGGCTACGCGACGGCCGGGGCCGTCGCCCCGCTGCTGTTGCTGTGCTGCCGCCTCGCCCAGGGCGTCTCCATGGGTGCCGAGTACACGAGCGCGGCCTCCTACGTGATGGAGCAGGCGCCCGCGCACCGGCGTGGATTGTGGGTCAGCGCGGTGAACAGCGCCACCTTCGTCGGGTCGGCATTCGCCGCGCTCGCGCTGCTCGCGCTGCAGCTGGTGTCGCCGGAGGCGTACGCGGACTGGACCTGGCGGTTGGCCTTCCTCTTCGGCGGCGTGATGGCGCTGGTCGGGCTCTACATGCGGCTGCGCCTGGAGGAGACGGCCACCTTCCGCGCCCTGGAGAGCAGGGGCGAGGTCGCGGTCAGCCCGGTGCGGGACTCCTTCCGCGACTGGCGGCTCTTCCTCCTGCTCTTCGCGATCTTCGCCCTGCTCGCCGTCGTCGTCCACAACCTCCTCGGCTACTTCCCCACCTACCTGGTGACGACCGGTGGTCTCTCCGACGGCACCGTGCTGACCGCCGGAGTCGTCGCACTCCTGTTGTGCGCCGCGATGTGCGTGCTGACCGGTGTGCTCGTCGACCGGTTCGGCCGCAAGCCGCTGCTGGTCGTCGGGGTGGTCCTCGCCGTCGTGGGGTCCGTGCCGGCGTACCTCCTGGCGAGCGGCGGGACGTTGCTCACCACGCTGGCCGCCGAGATCCTCCTGGTCCTGCCGGCCGCGGTGATCGGCATGTCGGCCACGATCATCGCGGTCGAGATCGTGCCACCGCGCATCCGCGCCACCAGCACGGCGCTGGCCTACAACATGGCGTATGCGGTGTTCGGCGGCACGGCCCCGATCCTCGGAGCGCTGCTCACCGCGTGGTTCGGCCGCCTTGCGCCCGGCGCGTACATCACGGTGCTGGCGGTGATCGCCCTGGTCGTCGTGGTGGTCGCCATGCCGGAGACGCGCAACCGCGCGGTGGTCGAACCCGACCCGGTCGAGCACGACGAAGAGTCCGAGGTGCTCCGTGGCGTCAGGTGA